AGATTTAGACCGAATGGTAATCTAAGAAATTTGTTACACCCAAATGGAGTTGCAAATGTTGTTAAGGAACTAGATTTTTCATCTAACTTAACTTGATAAAAGCCATCTTTAAAGTCtaatactgaaaaatatttttttccggACATTTTCGAACTTATTTCCTCTAAACTAggtatttcaaaatattccctAACAATACATTTATTAAGCTCTTGAGGGTCTAGGCACAGACGCAGTGAACCATCTGGCTTCTCAACTATAACTATATTATTAACCCATTCACATGCTTCTGTTACTTTGGATATAATATTTCTACTTTCTAATTCACTTAGTTTCTCTTTTAGCTTATTTTTTATGGTAAATGGTACTCTTCTAGCTGGTCTAGCTAATGGAATACTATCATTTATTAATTGTATTTTACAAAAACCTGTGAATGTGCCCATTCCCTCAAATACATCTTTATATTCTAGTAATAATTGTTCCTTATTAGTATGTTCCTCATCAACATTCACACTCTGTGTTTCTTTAATTAAGTCAAAAGAATAACATGTTTTTAAACCCAAAATTGGCTGGACTTTTAAATCTACAACTACAAATTCTAAATTATAATTCCTATCTAACCTCTTACAATTTAGAGTAATTTTCCCTGAAGGTTTCAAACGTGTACCTCCATAAGCTTCTAACATAGTATTACACTTTTCAATTTTGTATTTACTGTTTCTGAATAAGACATTTAAGATATCCTTAGGTAATATATTTACTTCTGATCCAGTGTCCATCTTGAACTCAATGTCTTTTTTGTTTATGTTGACCACTTCGACCCATTGATTACGATTTCTACTGTTGATTGCTCCAACTCCTTTCACTGTATGCACAGATATGTCATCATCTGTTGAACAGCCATCAATGTTCTCGTCATGTCTTCTAatttctttaacttttttaacaTTCTGCCTTTTATATCTTTGCTGATTGGACATTTCAGCAAAACAGGCATTACTAAAGTGATTTGCTCCACCacatttaaagaaattttttcCAAACGCTGGGCACTGGGCAGCTACATGTTTACGTTTGCAATTTTTACACAAAAATTTTAACTCACTTTGTGTATTTCCACTTTCTTGTCTATTTTTTACTGCATTTACTTCCAAACTTTCATTGTTTCTTACAGATTCCAACTGCCTTTTTGTTATTTCAGAGTTTCTGCATATCTCTATTGCTGTTTCAAGCGTTAACTTTTGagaatttaataatttttcttgaaCTGATGGATCATTTGTTCCTAAAACTAATCTATCTGTCAATATTCTGTCTTCCTGTGTATCATATTCACAGCTTTGTATCAACTTTTTTAAATCACTAAGATAACTATCAAAAGGTTCATCTGCAgcttgaatttttttattaaatacaaaacgttcatttgttttatttcttctggGAGCACAATACTTCTTAAATTCTGATATGACACTATCAAATTTATTAGGTTCTGGTATTTTGAGAATGTTATATATATCAACCCCTTCCGGTCCAATcatatttaaaaacaaagcaATTTTTATTCTATCGGCTTTGTCATCTTTCTCAGTTGCAATAAGATACATTTCAAAATTTTGGTAAAACCGTCTAAAATTTTCATGAAGGTTTCCCTCGAATTTCATGGATTCTGGCACTTTTCCTTCCATTCTGGATAACTGTACTTTTGGCTCTTGTACTGACTGCGCCATGTAATAATAATGCTcaggtatttattaaatattatatttaataaaagtaAGACTTACAATCTTTACGTTACGACATGTTATATGTTCTAACCCTCTAACCTATGTCTAACTTCATTGTGCCAAGTCTCGCCTCTTCTTCTTTACCATGGCCTATTACTACATTAATCTATGAAGAAAATTATCTGACCTACAACTTACCAAATGCTTTcttattgtaaaataatattgataCTAGTTTATTGCGCTCCAAAAGTTTTTATAAGTAGTAACATGTAACTTATTTTTATTACAGTAAACGTCGTGATGGTTTGTCTTGGCAGTATGATGGTATGGACTTCTCCAGTTATACTAAAACTACAATCAAACAAGACCCTCGTTAATCCCATAGGACGGCCGATCACTGTATGGGAGTTCTCACTTTTTATCGCAACATATccattaggtttagttatagGCAGTGTATTAATCGCAAAAGTACCAGATATTATTGGAAGGAAAAGAACTCTAATCTGTATAGCATCTGGTACACTAATCTCTTTTATTGGTTTGTTTCTGGCACGAAACATTTATgctttctttatttttaagtttaCTGTCTCATTAAGTTTAGGTGGTGGGCCAATTTTGATTCCTATGTATACAGCAGAGATTGCCGAAGACTATAATAGGGGTCGTTTAGGATTTTTTATAAGTGTAGCAATGACAGTTGGTCAGTTGTACGGAACTGTTATTGGCGCTTTTACTTCTGTTAATGTTTTTTCTCTACTTTGTGGATTACCTGCACTCTTATGTCTTATTTGTTGTACTTGGTTACCTGAGTCACCAGAATATTTATTAACTAAGGGAAGAAAAAAGGAGGCTGTTATAGCACTATCTAGGctaggaaaaacaaaaaaaaaattggatattGAAAATGAGCTTGTTGAAACACAGAATATGTTGCAAACCAATACgttgacaaaaaataattttttaaaacgtttAAGAGCTGATAATGCTGTTAAAAGAGGATTTTACCTTGCGGTGTCAATTATGATATTTCAAGATTCAATAGGAATCAGTATAGTCCTAGGTCTTCTTGGTCCACTTTTAAGCGAATCTAGTGTAGGGTTAAGTGGAGATATTCTTGCGATTATACTCATAATTATTAAATTTGTGGCTGTAATTGTAGCTACGTCAATTGTAGAGCGAGTAGGACGCAGAATTTTGATTTTAGTGGCATTGTTTATTGCTGGTCTTTCAATGCTTTTTTTgggattatatttttattttcaacaaaacAGCTATTACATACCtgatgtttttaaaaatttaccGTTATTTTGTATTACATGTTTCTTAGTAGTGTTTGCATTTGGTCTTAGTTCGGTACCTTACATTTTGGTTGCTGAATTACTTCCTAGCGAGTTAAGATCTGTAGGAAGTAGTATTTGTCAATTTTTGGGGGAGATTTGTATGATATCTACATCATTTTTATATCCTATTGCAGCCAAATATTTTGGAGTACATTATTGTATGTTCTTTTTTAGTTTTGTTGGTTTCAGTGGGTTTACccacttatattttttattaccaGAGACAAAAGGAAAGAGTTTTCTCgaaataagaaaaattttaagtGATTAAATATTATATCTGAATATTGTGATAATAGGTTTATAATTTGTGAATATACTATTCGTgaacaatttttgtgattgattcCATTGCAAAGAGAGGGTTTCATTGATCTCTCTTAATTGTTAACACTTTAACTTGAAGCAATACTTACTTTGTCTCTGGCTCTCTGGTTGCCATATTGTGGTATTAATTCCTCAGTATTCTTTATCATCATAGCACTTTTAGATCTACTAAAATTATGGTTACGTCCCAGTTCTTCTTTTTGGTATCATAACCCTGGATAGGTCTTTGCCTGTTTGGCTATGTCTTTctattcagatctctcttgtgcccttctcctccattgtctaaTATTCATGGTTTATTCAtggtcttccacgtcatccaaccatctcgccCTGGGCCTTCCTTTCTTTcgccttcctaccggcttccactgtaatattttctttgtcgTTTTCATATCTTCTTGTCGCTGAACCTGTCCCAGTCATGACAGTtttttgacttttcacaaatcttacagtatcatacccttcattcagttTATTCatctcgtcgtttctcctgattcttcatgtgccgtcttcctcttgcaccgggtcATATACTTTTCTCAGCGTCTTTCTCTCAAttgtcctgagttgggcttcatccctTTTCGTTATCACCCAGGTTTCAGAACCATAGGTCAGCACAGGTCTAATTAAGGTTATGTAGATAGTCactttggttcttttgtctaataatttcgatgtcatcaatcttttattagtaTGTATGTACGATTTacactggaaatacgtgcattaatttcgctgcttacggaattcttctgatttatttctgtgcccagatatgtgaaagCATCCACACTTCACACGTTAAatagtatagttgtctattgctatattattttcattctcaGGGGTTCTTTGGATGGTCATATACTTGGTTCTTGTTTAGTTCATTCTAAGCCCTCTTTTTGTGCTTCAGGATAAATTTCCTTGAACGTTTCTATTAGTCTTGTCTTGCTTCTACTAATAATGGcgacatcgtctgcatatgcagtaatttgtactgttttgTTATTTATATGGCCGGTTACGTTGGTGTTTATGATGATTGCCTCAAGAACTAGGTTAAACAGCATGGTTGAAAGTTCGTCTTCCCCATGTTGATGTCAGACAGGGGAGACAGTTCTCCATCTACTCTAACTACGGCTTTTAAACCCTGCAACGTCATTTTTATGAGGCTGATATATTAGGTTACGtctcttcttctttaagtgtcgtCTCCTAATCGAAGGTTGGATATTATCATCTActgctgctctaaagagttctatagaactgcgtttaaaccagtcccttaaattttttaactatgacactctccttcttcctatacttcttctgcctcttatctttccctgtattatcagcctgagcatttcatatcgctgtcccctcattacgtgtcccagatattgtaactttcttaattttattgtgtttattatttcgcattcttcacttatttttcgcaatacttccgtattagttttcttctgtgtccacgCAATTCTAAGCATTCTTTTGTAACACCaaatttcaaatgactgtagcttatttatgtgttcttgcttcaatgttcagctttcaagtccatattgcagtatcgaggacacgtagcatctcaaagttcttactctcagttctaagctaaggtatTTGTGGTTACGTCTTAGttacatgtaatttttttaattttagcaGAGTCGACTTGCGTAGTATGTTAGCATGAAAATATTTTCTGTGCAGATTCACATCCAAAACAGAGTAATTGGCCCAGATtagatctcttttttttttctatatatttATCTACAGATTGTTGACATTCTATAGGCTGCCATGATAAAAGATTTTAAAGAAGTAAGCAATATAGCTCCAAATTTTACTGGAATAATCTATTTGAGTACTAAGAAAGGTTATTACTTGGTGGCCATTGTAGGACCTCTATATGAAATCTGTCATCCTCAAATGTCATTAAGGCAGTACCGGCATGGAAACGAGAGAAACACCCTTCAGTTTACTAGTTCTGAGTCAAAAACGCTACGACCAACACAAAGATATATTTATGTGCATGGACTTTGAAAAAGTATTTGGTACAGTAAGATAGGACCTACTATTATAACGTTTGCAACAAGTCAGTTTAGATGGAAAATACatcaaatttcaaaaaacttGTACTGTAATCAAAATGCCAGAGTTAATATCGAAGGTTCCATGTCCACGGAAGTAGAAATTAGGAGAGGAGTTAGATAAGGGTTTATTGTGTCACCCCTGCTTTTGAATCCTTATTCCGGGTTTTTATTTAAAGAGGCACTGCAGGATCCCAAGGATGGAGTAAAGGTGAATGACGTAAATATCAACAGTATCAGATATACGCTGATGGTACATATTGCGGTTTACGGATTCCaacttgggtctacaacgactcatctCATCGACAGAAGACagaaaataaacattaagaaaactacAGTGATGTCAATACGAAAAACCAAAATGAAATGTACCTCAACCTTGTATCCAAAATTACCGAAAATATTTGCTGtatttacttatattatattgAAATTATAATGCTTTTTTAGATGTTAacgaac
This genomic window from Diabrotica virgifera virgifera chromosome 1, PGI_DIABVI_V3a contains:
- the LOC126881121 gene encoding facilitated trehalose transporter Tret1-like, whose translation is MNVLGKRWFLYFCGFSVNVVMVCLGSMMVWTSPVILKLQSNKTLVNPIGRPITVWEFSLFIATYPLGLVIGSVLIAKVPDIIGRKRTLICIASGTLISFIGLFLARNIYAFFIFKFTVSLSLGGGPILIPMYTAEIAEDYNRGRLGFFISVAMTVGQLYGTVIGAFTSVNVFSLLCGLPALLCLICCTWLPESPEYLLTKGRKKEAVIALSRLGKTKKKLDIENELVETQNMLQTNTLTKNNFLKRLRADNAVKRGFYLAVSIMIFQDSIGISIVLGLLGPLLSESSVGLSGDILAIILIIIKFVAVIVATSIVERVGRRILILVALFIAGLSMLFLGLYFYFQQNSYYIPDVFKNLPLFCITCFLVVFAFGLSSVPYILVAELLPSELRSVGSSICQFLGEICMISTSFLYPIAAKYFGVHYCMFFFSFVGFSGFTHLYFLLPETKGKSFLEIRKILSD